A region of the Paracoccaceae bacterium genome:
GGTCGGTCCAGTGGGTCACGGCGGTCACCGTCTGGGCGTCGGGCAGATGGGGCTTGGCCACACGGTCGGTGGCGGCGGCAGAAGGGGGGGCGGCGTCGTGCATCACGGGCGCTTCGGTCATTGCATGCGTCTTTCGGAATAGGTCATTCGGCAGGGCGGCGAAACCCCGAAGTCACGCCCGCAGGCGCGACTGATGGTCATGCGCCTGCCAGTCGGCCCGGAAGCGCCACTGCGCCTCGGGCTGGCGCGCGGCCAGGTCGTCGGAGATTTCGACCTCGTCGAACCCGACGCGCCGCGCCATCGCGTACTGATCGGCGATCACATGGCCCGCCGCCCGCAGCCGGCCCCGGTATCCCATCATCCGCAGGCGCCGGGCGAGGGTAAAGCCCCGCCCGTCGCTGAAGGCCGGAAAGGCGATGCGGATCAGCGACAACCGCGGCAGCGCGGCGGCGGCCAGCGACGGGTCATCGGTGTTCGACAGGTCGAGCGCGCGCGTCCCCGCGTCCAGATCGCCCAGCGTGGCAAAGCCGCCGGTCCAGTCGTCGGGGGAAAAGCCTGCATCGGTCACGATCACGGTCATGCCGCGTTCTCCTGTCTGACACGGACGGCGCGGCCGTCGATGAAATGGATGCCGCACTCGGTCTTTGCGGTGCCGCGCCAGCGGCCGGCGCGCGGGTCTTCCCCGGCCGCCACCGGGCTGGTGCAGGGGGCGCAACCGATCGAAGGGTAGCCCTGTGCCACCAGCGGGTGACGCGGCAGGCGGTTCTCGACCATGTAGTCCTCGATATCCGCCCGGTCCCAGTGGGCCAGCGGGTTGACCTTGATGCGCGTGTCGCCCTCGGCCTCGAAGAACTGGACCGTTTCCCGGCCGGCGCCCTGGAACCGCTTGCGCCCGGTGATCCAGCCGTCGAAATCGCGCAGGGCGCGTTCCAGCGGTTCGACCTTGCGCACGGCGCAGCAGGCATCGGTGTTGAACTGGTGCAGGGTTCCGTCGGGGTCCTCGAAGGCGACGCGCGGTTGCGCGGCGCGGATCGTGCGGATGTCGCAGAGGTGCAGCTTTTCGGCCACCTCGCGCTGATAGTCCAGGGTCTCGGCAAACAGCATCCGCGTGTCGATGAACAGCACCGGGGTTTCCGGCGCGATCACGCTGACCAGATGCAGCAGCACCACCGACTCGGCGCCGAAGGACGACACGAGCGCCACGCGCCCGAGATCGGCATCCTTCAGCGCATGTTCCAGCACCGCCGTCGCCGCATGGTGGCGATAGCGCGTGTTCAGCGCCGCGACACGGTCGGCGACGCTGCGCCCTGCGTGGTCACGCGGCATCGCGCGCGCCGCCCTGGGTATCGGCATCGCCATAAAGCGCGGCCTTGAACGGCGCCATGCCAAGACGACGATAGGCCATCAGGAAGGATTCCTCGGGCGTGTCGCGCAGCGCGAGATAGGCCATGACCAGTCGCTCGACCGCCGGGACGATCTCGTCATAGGCAAAGCCCGGGCCGGCGCGTTCGCCGATCACTGCCGTTTCGGTGCCATCGCCGCCAAGGGTGATCTGGTAGTTCTCGACCCCCGCCCGGTCGAGCCCGAGGATGCCGATATGGCCCACATGATGATGCCCGCAGGCGTTGATGCAGCCCGAGATCTTGATCTTCAGCGGCCCGATCTCGTGTTCGAGATCAAGGTCGCGGAACCGCGTGGCGATTTCCTGCGCGACCGGGATCGAGCGCGCGGTGGCAAGGGCGCAGTAGTCCATTCCCGGGCAGGCGATGATGTCGGAGATCAGGCCCACATTCGCTGTGGCCAGCCCCGCCAGGGTCAGCGCGGCATGCAGCGCGGGCAGGTCGCCCCGGTGGACATGCGGCAGGATGACGTTCTGTTCGTGGCTGATGCGGATTTCCGAATGGCCGTAGGTTTCGGCCAGATCGGCGATCAGGCGCATCTGGTCGGATGTCGCATCGCCCGGCGTCGCGCCATGCGCCTTGAGGCTGACCGTGACGATGGCGTATTGCGGGTTCCGGTGCGGGGCGAGGTTGGTGTCGGTCCAGGACCGGAAGGCGGGATCGGCGCTGCGGAACGCATCGAAGGCATCGGTCGGCGCGTTGCGGAAGGCGGGGGGCTGAAAGGCCGCCTCGATCTCGCGCAGCATCGCCTGGTCGGCGCCGCCGAACAGCGGGCGCAGTTCCGCAAACCGCGCCTCGATCATCCGGGTGATTTCTTCCTTGCCGGTCTCGTGGACGGTGATCTTGATCCGCGCCTTGTACTTGTTGTCGCGGCGGCCAAGCGTGTTGTAGACGCTCAGCACCGCCTCGACATAGGGTAGCAGATCGGCCCGGGGCAGGAATTCGCGCACCGTGTGGCCGATCATCGGGGTGCGGCCCAGGCCGCCGCCCACGATCACCTCGAAGCCCGGCTGACCGGCGGCGTTGCGCACCATGCGCAGGCCGATGTCATGCGCCCGCGTCACCGCGCGGTCATTCGGCGACCCCGTGATGGCGATCTTGAACTTGCGGGGCAGGAACTGGAATTCGGGATGGTCGGTGGACCATTGGCGCAGCAGTTCGGCGACCGGGCGGGGATCGGCAATCTCGTCGGCGGCGGCGCCCGCGAAATGGTCGGCCGTGACGTTGCGCACGCAGTTGCCGCTGGTCTGGATCGCATGCATGCCCACATCGGCAAGCGCCGACAGGATGTCGGGCACATCGCGCAGTTTCGGCCAGTTGAACTGGATGTTCTGCCGGGTCGTGAAATGGCCATAGCCCTTGTCCCAGCGGTCGGCGATCATCGCAAGCTGCCGCATCTGGCGCGGGTTGACCGTGCCATAGGGGATGGCGACCCGCAGCATGTAGGCATGCAGTTGCAGGTAGAGCCCGTTCATCAGGCGCAGCGGGCGGAACTCGTCCTCGCTGAGCGATCCGTCGAGGCGCCGCTCCACCTGGCCGCGGAACTGCGCGACGCGGGCGCGCACGAAGGCTTCGTCGAATTCGGAATAGTCATACATGGCTGTCGGCCTGTTTCCCGTGGGGATAGTTGGACGGGCCGCGGGTGCGGAATTCCTCGCGGAAGTGGACGGGTTCGGGGCCGCGCGCGCCCATGCGCGCGTCGGCCAGGTACGCGCCGACCACGGACAGTTTCTGCGCCGCCGCATGCAGCAGCCGCATCTGCGCATGCGCCTCGTCGTCGATCAGTTCGGCCTCGTGGTGATGGCGGGACCAGCGGTCGTCGGCGGTCAGATAGATCACGTCGCCCGCAACGAGGTCATTGGCGGTGACGACCTTCGGGGTGAACCGGCCTTTCATGCGCGGGCCTCCTGCAAGTCGGGGATGACGGCGACGGCCGCCCGGGGGGCAAGGCCGAACAGGATGACGGCGGGCCCCTCGGCCCGCACCGCCGCCTGCGCCAGGGTGGCCAGCGTGGCGCCGATGACGGTCTCGTCCGGTCGGCTGACGTTGGCCACGACGGTCACCGGGGTTGCCGGATCGGCACCGTGCATCATCAGGCGGCCCTGGATGAAGCGCGCCGATTTCTTGCCCATGTAGATCGCCGCCACCTCGCCCGCGCGGGCCATGCCGCGCCAGTCCTGTTCGGCGAAACCGGCCATGTCATGCCCGGTGACGATCCGCAGGCTGGCGTTGCGGCCGCGGCGGGTCAGCGACTGGCCGATCCGTGCGGCGGCCACGGTTGCCGAGGTCAGCCCGGGCAGGATGCGGAAGGGCAGGCCCGCCGCCTCCAGCGCCTCGATTTCCTCGTCGAGGCGGCCGAAGATGCCGCAGTCGCCCCCCTTCAGCCGCACCACCCGCGCCCCCGTCTGGGCATGGGCCACGAGGGCGGCATTGATGTCGGACTGGGCGGCCGAGGGGCCGAACCCCTCCTTGCCCACATCCACCCGGCGCGCATCGGCGGGGATCAGGGCCAGCACCTCGGGGCCGACCAGGCGGTCGTGGATCACCACCTCGGCCATCTCGATGGCGCGCAGCGCGCCAAGCGTCAGATATTCCGCCGCGCCGGGGCCGGCGCCGACGAATGCGACAGGCTGGAGGGGGGCGGGCGGAAGCATGGCGGCACCTCGTTGGTTGGCAGGAATATAGGACATTGTTCCTGTCACGCGCCATGGGGGCTTGCCGATAAGGATTTCTGTTCTAGTCTGGTCCAAATGCGGGGCCGGTTTCCCGCGCAATCGCGGGGGGCAGGAATGGCGGTCCGGCTGGACGAGATCGACCGGAAAATTCTTGGCGAACTGCAGGCGGACGCCAGCCAGTCGCTGGACGAGATCGCGCGCAAGGTGGGGTCGTCCAAGACGCCGGTCTGGAATCGCATCCGCCGGATGCGCGAGGCGGGGGTGATCACCCGGCAGACCGCGATCCTCGACCCCGAGGCGCTCGGGCTCGAGGCCTGCTTCTTCGTGCTGATCCGCACGTCCGAGCATGAGGCGGAATGGCAGCGCCGCTTCCTCGATGTGCTGCAGCGGCGTCCCGAGGTGCTGGAGGCGCACCGCCTGGCGGGCGACATCGATTATATCCTGAAGGTGCGGGTGAAGAACGCCCGCGCCTATGACACCTTCTACCAGGCGCTGATTTCGGAAGTGCGCATCTACAACGTCACAGCGCTTCTGAGCATGGAGGAGATCAAGGCGACGACCGCGCTGCCGCTGTAGCGGGTCGGTCAGGCGGACAGGTTCAGCGCCTTCAGCCCGTGGAAATGGTAGAGGTCGGCATAGGCCGGCGGCGCGGCCAGCCGCAGCCCCGGCAGCCGGTCGAACAGGATCGGCAGCGCGATCTGCAGCTCAAGGCGTGCCAGCGGGGCGCCCACGCAGAAATGCAGCCCCGCGCCGAAGGCCAGGTTGGGCTTTTCCGGCCGGTCAGGATCGAACCGGTGGGGATTGGCCCAGACCGAAGGGTCACGGTTCGCGCCGGCCAGCAGCAACGCAACCTCGGTGCCCTCTGGGACCAGGTGGCCCATCACCTCGACATCCGCGTAGGCCCAGCGGGTGAACAGGTGCAGCGGTGGGTCGAAGCGCAGGATCTCCTCGACCGTGGCCGCGATGCGGTCGGGCGCGAGCGCGGCGGACGGCGTGCCGGTTTCCAGCATCGTCTTGACGCCGTTGCCGATGGTGTGGACCGTCGCCTCGTGCCCGGCGTTCAGAAGCAGGATGCAGGTCGAGATCAGCTCGTCCGGCGTCAGGCGGTCGCCATCGGCTTCCGCAGCGATCAGATGGGTGATCAGGTCGTCGGCCGGTCGGGCGCGGCGTTCGTTCACATAGTCCCGCAGGAAGGCCGCGAAACCGGCGGCTGCGGCGGCGGCGCGATCCTCGGCCGCGCGCGTGCGCCCGGCCTGGTACATGCCGACCATCGCGTTCGACCAGGCCAGAAGCTGCGGCGCCATCGTTTCCGGCACCCCCAGCAGCCGGGCGATCACGATCACCGGCAGGCGCTGCGCGAAGGCGGGCAGCAGGTCGAACCCGTCGCGGGGCAGGGCGTCGATCAGCGCGTGGGACAGCGCGGCGATCTCGGGGGCCAGGGCGGCGATGCGGCGCGAGGTGAAGGCGCGCAGGACAAGGCCGCGCAACCGGGTGTGGCGCGGCGGCTCGAGTTCCAGCATCGAATGGTCCTCGACCGCATAGAACGGTTCGAGATGGGCGGGAACCGGCTTGCGCAGCGCCGCAGGGATTTCGCGCCCGAACCGGCGGTCGCGCAGGATGGCCCCGACGGCCGCCGCCGAGGCCGTCGCGGTCAGCCGGTAGTCGCGCCAGTGGAAGAACGGCCCGGCCCGGCGGGCCCGGTCGTAGAAGGCATAGGGATTCTGCACGAAGGCCGCGTCGGTCGGGGACTGCGCGAGCGTCCGCATCACGCGCGTCCCGGCAGGCGGATCACCCCCTGTGCCACCAGCACCCCGAGCGCCACGATCGCGGCACCGCCGGCCTGCGTCCAGTTCCACCCCTGACCGAAGGCCAGAAGGATCAGCATCACATAGAAGGGGACGGCATTGGAATGAAGCGAGGACACGCCGATTCCCAGGCGGCCCACAGCCACGATCCAGAGAATCTGGCTGACGGCGAGCGAACCGATGCCATAGACCGACAGCGCACCCCATTCCGTCGGCCCCAGCCGTGCCCAGTCTGGCCCGGGGCCGCCAAGCGCCATATGCGTTCCCGCGATCAGCGTCGCCGCGATGGCCGCCCCCGAGACGGTCAGCGCCGTGCGGCCCAGCGGTGTGAGGCGCGGGAAGGCGGTGACGGTGGCGCGCGATCCCCAGGTGAAGGCCAGCACCGACCCGAAGGCCGCGACCGCGCCCCAGCCCAGCGTCAGGCCGGCGGCGCCCCCGCCATAGGCCAGGATGCCGCCCGCCAGGCCAAGCAGCAGCCCGAGGATCAGCGCCCCGGTCAGCCGCCGCCCGTCCAGCAGGCATTCAAGCGCGATGCCCACCACCGGCATGGTCGCCGTGATCACCGCCACGGTGACCGGATCGGTACGCCCCTGCGCGATCACCAGCAGCAGCGCGCCAAGGCCCAGGCAGATGCCCCCCACCACGATCCCGCGGCCCCATGGCGCCTCGCGAACGGCCGCGGCGCCATCGACCAGCCACCAGATCGGCAGCAGGACAAGCGCTGCCAGCCCCGTCCGCAGTGCCGTCATCGGCAGGGGCGGGATATGCGGGATGACCAGTTCCGCGGCCGGCAGGCCGGCCGACCAGACCAGCATCGAGGCCATGCAGATCAGGTTCGCCGACAGGCGGCCACCCGGGGCGAGGGTTGGGGAGAGGACTGTCATGCTGGGGTCATCGCAGATCGGGGCGCATCCTGCGGCCCCGTCTGCGACGCCTCATGCCGCTTCCAGAGCGGCGACGATCGGTCCGAAGTCGGCGGCCTTCAGGCTGGCCCCGCCGACAAGCGCCCCGTCGACATCGGGAATCGCGAAGATCTCGGCGGCGTTCGACGGCTTCACCGACCCGCCGTAGAGGATGCGCACAGCCTTGCCCGCAGCGCCGAACCTGTCGGCCAGATGCCTGCGGATGGCGGCATGCACCTCGGCGATCTGGGCGGTCGTGGGGGTCAGGCCGGTGCCGATGGCCCAGACCGGTTCATAGGCGATGACGATGCGCTGCACCGCCTCACCGCTCGCGGGCAGCGATCCGGCAAGCTGGCCCGCCACCACCGCCAGCGTGCGCCCGGCCTCGCGTTCGGCCAGCGTCTCGCCAAGGCAGATGATCGCCACCAGACCCGCAGCCAGGGCGGCGGTGGCCTTGGCCTGCACCGTCGCGTCGGATTCCGCGTGGTCGGTGCGCCGTTCGGAATGGCCGACGATGACATGGGTCGCCCCGGCATCGCCCAGCATCGCGGCCGAGACGTCGCCGGTATGCGCGCCGCCGGGCCGGGCATGGCAATCCTGCCCGCCCAGCATCAGCGCCGATCCCCGGACGGCATCGGCCATGCGCGACAGCAGCGTGGCGGGCGGGCAGATCAGCATCTCGCAGCCGGGGGCGGGATGGGCCGCGATCAGGGCGCGCACCTCGTCAAGGTCGGCGCCCGTGCCGTTCATCTTCCAGTTGCCCGCCGCAAGCTTGCGCATCCCGTGTCCTCCCATGGCTCGGAACCGGGATAGGCCAAGCACGGTCGCCGGTGAAGGGGTATTGCGGCCGCAGGGCCAGCGATCCGCGCGTCCCCGCCGCGGCGGGGTGCGGCATCAGCCGGCGGCCGCGTCCTTGAACTTGATCGATTCGCCGCAACCGCAGGCCTCGACCACATTGGGGTTTCGGAACTTGAACCCGGAATGCAGCAGCGTGGATTCATAGTCGATTTCGGTTCCGATCAGGAACATCTGCGCCATCGGCGCGATCAGCACCCGCGCGCCGTCCTGTTCGACCACCTCGTCCAGCGGGTTCACCTCGGACACATAGTCCATGGTGTACTCCATTCCGGCGCAACCGCCCTTCTTCACGCCGATCCGCAGACCCTGCTTGCCGTCGCGGGCCATCAGCCGCGCGATCTGGCGCGCGGCGGCGGGGCTCATCGTCAGGGCGGCCTTGCCGGGGATGCCGAACATCGTCTTTCTCCTGCGCGGGGGCGGGCGCTACATGAACCCCAGTTCCAGCTTCGCCTCGTCCGACATCATGTCCATGCCCCAGGGCGGATCGAAGGTCATCTGCACGTTCACCTGCTTGACACCGGCCAGCGGTTCGATGGCATCGGCCACCCAGCCGGGCATCTCGCCCGCCACCGGGCAGCCCGGGGCGGTCAGCGTCATCATCACCTCGACCTCGTTCTCGGGCCCGATCTCGATCGTGTAGACCAGACCCAGATCGTAGATATTCACCGGGATTTCAGGGTCATAGACCGTGCGACACGCCTCGACCACCGCCGGATAGAGCGGATGGTCGGTGCTGGACGGCCGGATCAGCGGCGTGCCTTCGAGGCGTTCCTGAGGCTGGTTCATGACGCTCCCGCCGGATGTTTCCTAGCGTTTATATAGGAATTGTCCGGCCGGGGTAAAGCACCCGCTGCGAACGGACCGCGCGGGGGGGGCGATCAGAACGGGATTTCGTCGTCGATATCGCCCCGGCCCGCAGGTGCCCCGCCATAGCCGCCCCGCGCCGGGGCATCGCCATAGCCACCGCGCCCGCCCCCGCCGGACGGCCCCGACATGCGCGCGCCCTCATCCGAGCCGCCGCGATCCTCGGCATAGGACCCGCCGCCACCGTCGCGGCCGTCGAGCAGCGTCAGTTCCCCGCGGAACTGCCGCAGCACGACCTCGGTCGTGTACCGGTCCTGGCCCGACTGGTCCTGCCATTTCCGCGTCTCGAGCTGGCCCTCGATATAGACCTTGGAACCCTTCTTCAGATACTGCTCGGCGATCCGGGCGAGGCCCTCGTTGAAGATCGCCACCGAATGCCATTCGGTGCGTTCCTTCCGCTCGCCGCTGGCCTTGTCGCGCCAGGTTTCCGAGGTGGCGATGCGCAGGTTCACCACCTTGCCGCCGTTCTGGAAGCTGCGCACCTCGGGGTCGCGGCCGAGGTTGCCCACCAGAATGACCTTGTTCACCGATCCTGCCATGCTGCCACTCCCTGTCGCCGGTTCTGCCGGCAGCCTCGCCGGTCCTGGTTAACAAAGCCTATAGACCCGCCGCGCATGGCCCGCAACCGCGGCCCCGGGCGGCGGGTTGCCGACGCCGTCCCGCCGATGCCGCCGGGGCTGGTCAATCGTTGCAAATCCATTATTCTCTCGCAGGGTTCGGGCAGGGCAGGTCAGGCAGTGCGGCACTACATCGGGGCGGTTGCGGTTGCGGCGGCGATCTGGGGCAATGCCGCCTGGGCCGAGGGGCTGTTCCTGTCCACCTCGTCCGCCGCCAAGTCGCGCAGCGCGATGTTCAACCAGCAGACGCGCCTTCTGGATACCAAACTTTCCAGGCAGTATTCCGGTTCCGTCCGGCTGAAACCGAAGTCTGACCTGGCCAAGGCGGATGAAGGCGCGATTCCCCGGTTCCGCGGCAGCTACAAGGGCGAGTATCTGGAGGTGGCAAAGGCCGCCGCCCGCCGCCATGGCGTGCCGGAGGATCTGTTCCTGCGCCTTGTGCAGCAGGAATCGGGCTGGAACCCCGGCGCGGTGTCCCACAAGGGCGCGACCGGGCTTGCACAGCTCATGCCGGGCACCGCGCGGCTTGTCGGCGTGGACATCAACAACCCCAGCCAGAACCTTGACGGCGGGGCAAAGTACCTGCGGATGATGAAGGACAAGTTCGGGTCATGGCGCCTGGCGCTTGCCGCCTACAACGCGGGACCGGCGGCGGTCGAGAAACATGACGGCATCCCGCCCTATGCCGAGACCAAGGGCTACGTGAAGGCGATCCTCGGGGGTTGAGCCTGCGCGCCGCGCGCAGGCCCCGAAGGTCTGCCGCCTCAGGCCAGCCGGCCCTCCGCGGTGATGCGCGTCGCGCCGCCGAGCCAGGGATGCAGGGCCGGCGGCAGGTCCACCGATCCGTCTGCCTGCTGGCCGTTCTCCAGCACCGCGATCAGGCAGCGCCCCACCGCCAGCCCCGACCCGTTCAGCGTATGCACGAATTCGGGCCGCCCGCCACCCGCCGGGCGATAGCGCGCGTTCATCCGCCGCGCCTGGAAATCGCCGCAGACCGACACGCTGGAGATTTCGCGATAGCGGCCCTGACCCGGCAGCCAGACCTCGATGTCATGCGTCTTGCGCGCACCGAACCCCATGTCGCCGGTGCACAGCACCACCGTGCGATAGGGCAGGCCCAGCTTCTGCAGGATCGCCTCGGCGCAGCCCGTCATGCGCTCGTGTTCCGCAAGGCTCGCCTCGGGCGTGGTGACCGATACCATCTCGACCTTCTCGAACTGGTGCTGGCGCAGCATCCCCGTGGTGTCCTTGCCCGCGCTGCCCGCCTCGGAGCGGAAGCACTGGGTGTGCGCGGTCCACCGCAGGGGAAGCGCGGACTCGTCATGGATCTCGCCCGCCGACATGTTCGTCAGCGTCACCTCGGACGTCGGCACCAGCCACCAGCCGTTCGTGGTCTGGTAGCTGTCCTCGGCGAATTTCGGCAACTGGTTGGTGCCGAACATCGCCTCGTCCCGCACCAGCACAGGTGTCCAGACCTCGGTCAGCCCGTGTTCGGCCACATGCGTATCCAGCATGAACTGCGCAAGCGCCCGGTGCAGCCGGATCACCGCGCCCTTCAGCACGACGAACCGCGCGCCCGACAGCTTTGCCGCCGTCTCGAAATCCATGCCGGGGCGCACGCCGGCGATCTCGAAATGTTCGAGCGGCGTGAAGTCGAACGCCCGCGGTGTGCCCCAGCGGCGGATCTCGACATTGTCCGCCTCGTCGCGGCCCTCGGGCACCTCGTCGAGCGGCAGGTTCGGGATGGTCGCCAGCAGTGCCGACAGACGGGCATCCTCGGCCGCCGCATCGTCGGTCAGTTGCGCCACCTCGGCCTTCTTCTCGGCCACGAGGGCGCGCAGGCGCTCGAACCCTGCGGTGTCGCCGCGCGCCTTCGCCGCGCCCACGTCCTTCGACGCGGCGTTCTGGGCGGCCTGCGCGGTCTCGGCCGCCAGGATCGCCGCCCGGCGTGCCGCGTCGATCGCCAGAACCGCGGACGACTGGCCCGGAAGCCCCCGGCGGGCCAGGGCGGCGTCGAAGGCGGCGGGGTTCTCGCGGATGGCGCGGATGTCGTGCATGGCTGGTGGCTCCGGTGCTTGTGGCGCGCAGGCGCCGGATGGGGCTTATGCCCCAGAGCATCTGCCGCGTGAAGGCGGGAAATGCCCCGCGCGGGCCGTCAGTTGCCCGTCGGCGACCAGTGCCAGGGCTCGCTCAGCGTCTTGGCGCCGTTCTTGCAGCCATAGGTGGCGCCAAGCGCCTGGAGGTCGGTGTTGGTCTCGTCGGTCGGGGTCGTGTCAATCTCGACGTCGTTGCCCTCGCCATCCTTGATCTTCAGGGTTCCGGTCCAGCTGATGTTCATGTCGATCGCATTGCCGGTCAGGTGGTTCGACTTGCCCGGCTTGGCGACCTGCCCGGTCATCCCGAACGCATCATACATCTCCTTCGCGCCCTTCTTCGACGCCTCCTCGTCACCGTGGTCCCAGGTGATGTCCACCCCGTCGATCTTGGGAACGTCGGCCGCCTTCATGCCCTTCACGCCGACCTGCCAGCAGTAGTACATGATCTCGGCCCGGGCCGCCGACCGCAGCGTGGCGGTGATCGAGACGGTGGCGCCGGCCGTTTCAAGCGCCTTGATGAACTTCACCACCTTGGGCTTGAAGGTCGATGACAGGTCATCGACGCTCTTGCTGTTGGGGTATTTCGACTGATTCGCGTTGAACCAGGCGCGCCCGCTCAGCGACTTGTCGTTGCCGCCCTCGGCCTTCTTTTCCTCGGGCTGTCCCTCGTCAAGGCCGGGCACCGAGCCCGGCGCCTCGCCCGTGCCGCCCGGCCCGGCATCGGGAACGGGCACGGAACCGGGTGCCTCGCCGGTGCCGCCCGGCCCCGTCTCGGCGGGGGGGGTGTCGCTTTCGGGCGCATCGCCCGTGCCACCGGCCGCCTTGCCGCCGGCGCCGGGCATGGCACCCGCCACCGCCTTGCCGCCCGCGCCGAGCAGACCGTCAACCGCCTCGCCGATCGCCCCGGCGGCACCTTCCGCGGCGCCCGCGATGCCGCCGATGATCTTGCCGGCCGCGCCCGCGATGCCGCCGAACATGCCACCCGCGGCCTCGAACGGGCTTGCCCCGGTGCCCGCACCGCCGTCGGGTGCCTTGCCCTCGCCGCCCGCGCTTTCCTTGTAGCCGGCATCCTTGCCATCGGGCCCGAGCATCTTGCCGACCGCCTCGCCGATCGCCCCCGCGGCACCTTCCGCGGCGCCCGAGATCCCGCCGATGATCTTGCCGGCCGCGCCCGCGATGCCGCCCAGTGCGCCGCCCACGCCTTCAAACAGGTTGCCGCCCTGCGCGGCGGCCTCGCCCCCGGTGCCGCCCGGTGCCCCCTTGCCGTAATCGCCCGATGCCGCGCCCTTGGCGGCCGCGGCGCTTGCCGATGATCCGCCGCCGTCCGACCCCTTGGCACTGCCCGTGCCGAAGGCTGCCGCCTTGCTGCCGTCGTCCCCTGCGGAACTGACCGGCCCGCTGCCCTTGGCGAATGCGCCCTTGCCGTCGCCAGCAAACGGATTTCCCTCGGCGCCGCCACCGAACATCGCGGCCTTGCCGCCGCCCATCTTGGCCGACTGGGCCACCGCACCCCCGGCCGGGGCGGCCATCTTGCCGACCTTGATCAACTCGCCCGCGACGAACGTCCCCAGAAGCCGCAGGATCGGCATCGCCCGCGTCGGATCGGGCCCGTCCTTCGCATCGTGGAACATCTTGCCCAGCTGTTCGGCCTTGCGGGCGGCAGCGGGTGCGCCCTCGGCGACGATCCGGTCGAAATCGGCACTGATCGCGCCGAACTCCTTGTCAAGCTGCGCCCGAATCTGGTCGAGGTTCGGCATTGCGGCCGATGACCCCTCGGCCCCCCCGGCCGGACCATCCGGCGCGGCGGCGCCATCGGCCGCGGGTTCCTCGGCGTCGTCCTCCTCGGACTCTTCCTCGGTCTGGCCGCCGGGCAGCCGGAAGATGATCTTCATCGGCATCCCGGCTTCCTTGAGCGTCTTCTTCATCTGCTTCTTCAGCGCGCCCGGGATCTCTTCCTCGTCCAGCGACAGGTTCAGTTCCTTGCCGTTGATCGTCAGGCGCCCCGACACCGACTTGGCGCGCGAGATTCCCTCGTTCTTCTCCTTGGCCAGGTTCCACAGCGCGTTGCCCGACTTGCGCAGGTCGCCGACGATGGCCGCCCCGCCCTTGCCGACTGCGGCGACGAAGTTCAGTTCGCGTGACTTGCCCAGGCGGATGATGTCAGCCAGCGACAGGCCCTTTTCGTCCTTCGCATCGGCCTCGGGTTTCTTCGCCATCAATACCTCCGTCAATCACGCCCGGCATCGTGGGCCGTGCCGAAACGCCCGTCTTCCTGGACGCCTGTCTTCCTGAAATCCGTTCGGGCGAAAAACTGCCCTGCAAGTCGCCGGTATCATGAAACCGCCGGTTCGCATATCAAAAATGGTCATCTGTCAGAA
Encoded here:
- a CDS encoding DUF2849 domain-containing protein is translated as MKGRFTPKVVTANDLVAGDVIYLTADDRWSRHHHEAELIDDEAHAQMRLLHAAAQKLSVVGAYLADARMGARGPEPVHFREEFRTRGPSNYPHGKQADSHV
- a CDS encoding nitrite/sulfite reductase, which translates into the protein MYDYSEFDEAFVRARVAQFRGQVERRLDGSLSEDEFRPLRLMNGLYLQLHAYMLRVAIPYGTVNPRQMRQLAMIADRWDKGYGHFTTRQNIQFNWPKLRDVPDILSALADVGMHAIQTSGNCVRNVTADHFAGAAADEIADPRPVAELLRQWSTDHPEFQFLPRKFKIAITGSPNDRAVTRAHDIGLRMVRNAAGQPGFEVIVGGGLGRTPMIGHTVREFLPRADLLPYVEAVLSVYNTLGRRDNKYKARIKITVHETGKEEITRMIEARFAELRPLFGGADQAMLREIEAAFQPPAFRNAPTDAFDAFRSADPAFRSWTDTNLAPHRNPQYAIVTVSLKAHGATPGDATSDQMRLIADLAETYGHSEIRISHEQNVILPHVHRGDLPALHAALTLAGLATANVGLISDIIACPGMDYCALATARSIPVAQEIATRFRDLDLEHEIGPLKIKISGCINACGHHHVGHIGILGLDRAGVENYQITLGGDGTETAVIGERAGPGFAYDEIVPAVERLVMAYLALRDTPEESFLMAYRRLGMAPFKAALYGDADTQGGARDAA
- a CDS encoding cytochrome P450, which codes for MRTLAQSPTDAAFVQNPYAFYDRARRAGPFFHWRDYRLTATASAAAVGAILRDRRFGREIPAALRKPVPAHLEPFYAVEDHSMLELEPPRHTRLRGLVLRAFTSRRIAALAPEIAALSHALIDALPRDGFDLLPAFAQRLPVIVIARLLGVPETMAPQLLAWSNAMVGMYQAGRTRAAEDRAAAAAAGFAAFLRDYVNERRARPADDLITHLIAAEADGDRLTPDELISTCILLLNAGHEATVHTIGNGVKTMLETGTPSAALAPDRIAATVEEILRFDPPLHLFTRWAYADVEVMGHLVPEGTEVALLLAGANRDPSVWANPHRFDPDRPEKPNLAFGAGLHFCVGAPLARLELQIALPILFDRLPGLRLAAPPAYADLYHFHGLKALNLSA
- a CDS encoding Lrp/AsnC family transcriptional regulator encodes the protein MAVRLDEIDRKILGELQADASQSLDEIARKVGSSKTPVWNRIRRMREAGVITRQTAILDPEALGLEACFFVLIRTSEHEAEWQRRFLDVLQRRPEVLEAHRLAGDIDYILKVRVKNARAYDTFYQALISEVRIYNVTALLSMEEIKATTALPL
- the cobA gene encoding uroporphyrinogen-III C-methyltransferase, encoding MLPPAPLQPVAFVGAGPGAAEYLTLGALRAIEMAEVVIHDRLVGPEVLALIPADARRVDVGKEGFGPSAAQSDINAALVAHAQTGARVVRLKGGDCGIFGRLDEEIEALEAAGLPFRILPGLTSATVAAARIGQSLTRRGRNASLRIVTGHDMAGFAEQDWRGMARAGEVAAIYMGKKSARFIQGRLMMHGADPATPVTVVANVSRPDETVIGATLATLAQAAVRAEGPAVILFGLAPRAAVAVIPDLQEARA
- a CDS encoding DUF934 domain-containing protein: MTVIVTDAGFSPDDWTGGFATLGDLDAGTRALDLSNTDDPSLAAAALPRLSLIRIAFPAFSDGRGFTLARRLRMMGYRGRLRAAGHVIADQYAMARRVGFDEVEISDDLAARQPEAQWRFRADWQAHDHQSRLRA
- a CDS encoding phosphoadenylyl-sulfate reductase → MPRDHAGRSVADRVAALNTRYRHHAATAVLEHALKDADLGRVALVSSFGAESVVLLHLVSVIAPETPVLFIDTRMLFAETLDYQREVAEKLHLCDIRTIRAAQPRVAFEDPDGTLHQFNTDACCAVRKVEPLERALRDFDGWITGRKRFQGAGRETVQFFEAEGDTRIKVNPLAHWDRADIEDYMVENRLPRHPLVAQGYPSIGCAPCTSPVAAGEDPRAGRWRGTAKTECGIHFIDGRAVRVRQENAA